catgataatcaatttttttagtcTTTCATTCTCAACATTACGTTGATGTGGGTACAATTATCTTAGCATCAGTTGTTGCATTATTTGTAGACAAAAGGAGCGCTTCGCCCAATATCTCGCTCACTTTCAGTCCCTGACCTCAACGCCATCAAAGACAGAAGAATGAGGAGAACAGATTCATTTTTCCGCGTAATTCCCTCAACTCCTCGAGTGAAGGAAGGGGATACAGTCTCGTCAACTACAACTCCAGCAGGAGATGCTGGTATGTTTGCTGTCTTTAGTATCTAAACGTAGTCatcttcaaatttaaaaattttacaatttATATTAATTGGACTGGTATGTAGATTTCTTCGGCTGAATGGTCTAGGTTCCACAAAAGTTTTATATGCCATATGCATTCCATTGGCTGACAAGTGATTTTGTTAAATGGGTAGCATCCTGGATGTGTTAGCAATAGTGAACCTGTGTTGATATAGATTTTTTACAGTATGTCCTGATGACAATCATTTGGAATAGTAGTTATTTGATTGTTTTTAGAtgccagtgtgtgtgtgtgtgtgtgtgtgtgtgataatATTTGTATCTACGGAAAGATGTGCATATGCTTTAACGACCATCCTTTTTAATGTTACGATCATATTCAGAAAACAGTGAAGCTTCTGGTGAGGATATACCTGAAGAAGAGGCTGTTTGTAGaatttgtttggttgagttGTGTGAGGGTGGCGAAACACTTAAGATGGAATGCAGCTGTAAAGGGGATCTTGCTTTGGCTCATCAAGAGTGTGCTGTAAAATGGTTTAGCATCAAAGGTAACAAGACCTGTGATGTTTGCAAGCAAGAGGTTCGAAATTTACCTGTCACGCTTTTAAGGATCCAAAGTGTTCGAAATCGGAATACTGGAGCAAATAGAGCCTCGCATATCGAAATAAACGGATACAGGcaagtgaatttttttctttttttttttctttatgtaATTGCACCACACAAATACTCTCCATTAACATGCCTCATAGTTTGAGACTCTCAAACATCAATCCTTGATGTCGGAACATCCTGATAGAGAAGATAGCTTAGCTTCACAGTCCTTGAAAATAAAGGGCGGGggattcttttattttttttgattgggggGATTCTTTTATTCCAAATACTCCACTATGAATTCATTCCAACTTTGCTGTTTTATATGACTTCTATTTGCCATCAACCTTTATGGATACATGTAAACGATCACCTATAGATATGTATCTCTCATAGGTGATCGAGAGAGTTAACCAGCTCAGATACAGCCGACACCCTAAATTAATTTAAAGGAATTTATGAAGTTGAGTCCTTCCATTACTGCAGATCTGTTTTCTTTATACCGCACCAATGCCTGTTGTCAATCAGATTCACCAATGTCCGTTGTCAATCAGATTATTAGATTGTTTATTGCTTTACTGgcatatttttttgttcctaCTTGCCCCCAATTTTTTTCTCTGTGCCGTTATGAGTCCGTGAATGATTTTTACAATGAAAATGATGCATACGCTGAGTTTCACATGGTAGGTGACAAAATTAAGGAAgcagaaacatttgaaaagaaaaagaaaaagaaacattatTAGATGCAGAATTGCCAGATGTTTCAGGCATTACTGTCTGACTGTCATAGGCATTTATACTAACTTTTATATTATGTCATCAAGTGCAAGATTTCTGGGTCATATTTCAAAAGTAACCTAATTAACCTCTGTATTGGTGTGGCCTAAAGTTTTGTTTTATAATCCTTACTAGGGTTTGGCAGGAAGTTCCTATTCTTGTCATTGTCAGCATGCTTGCCTACTTTTGTTTTCTCGAGCAGCTTCTGGTAAgctttgttaatcttcttctgCCTAAAAATGGAGCAATAGTATTCTCGGTAATATTTTTCACTTTCTTGCAGGTCGGAAGAATGGGTACTGGTGCAGTGACCAtatctcttccattttcttgtGTATTGGGTCTCCTTGCATCCATGACCTCTTCAACCATGGGTACGCTTTTAGTTCGTCGTGAAATCTCATATTAGACGGATAGAGAACAAATACTAAAGAGGACCAAGTACCAACTATGAAGTGTTACATTTCATGTAAGCAATGTGTGCTTAAGCTGCCGGATCATGGATTTTGCGGAAAGATTTCTACCAAGTGAAACCAAAAAACAATTAATTTAGCTTCTTCAATTTGCTATGTTTGTATCTTTTCTTTTAGCTTTTACCTCCCTCATAATGCCTCCATAAATCCATGATCAAAATGGCCTATTCTGTGGTATTTTGTAGGTGTGGAGTTGTTCCAATTAGATGAAATGGAACACTCAATGTTTCAAATTTATTAGATCTTGTCTTTTAcgggttgtattccgcccgAGTTAGAGTCCATTTTGCTTAAGGACTCTTCGTAAGTTTCTGTTTTCTTGTAATCCagtgacattttcaaaaaaaaataaaaaaactgtttcaaATTTATTGTCTCAGAAATagatttgttgaaaaatgtcattGCTTGTATTGCTCTCAACTGCTGTATTGCTTGGTATTTAAATGCAGATTAGATCCCTGTTTCGATGTTGTTAgttgttttcactttttcttggtttttcaCTAACTGCTCTTGACTTTCTATGTGCAGTGAAGAGAAGATTTGTCTGGGTTTATGCATCAGTCCAATTTGCACTCGTGGTTCTTTTTGCCCATATTTTCTACACCTTGGTAAGACCCTTTCTACTTATTCCGTAATACCTCCAAGAGAATGAGTACAAAACAAACGAACTCAACTAGTGTCTTGATtgaattaaaaagaaatctttCTTGAAAATGAGTGGATTTTATTTACTATAGACCCAAATAAGCTGGTTCGATGCACACTATATTTAGACCTTTTATCAATCGAAGACGTATAGGTGATAGTGGGAAGATACGAATCGAATTGAACAAGTTACGTCATTGAGTGGCTTGATTCAGAGTGCATTAACATCATTAAAAACCCTTTTTAACTTTCTATCTGACATGTTAGCAGATATGAGTATAGCTTGCAATATACTTAAGTATCTTGTAACCCGATATGTTTCTTCTTTGTATGCTTTATATTTTTCCTTCACTGGCATATTCTACAGATTCATGTGCAATCAGTCCTGTCGATTCTCCTATCAACCTTCGCGGGGTTCGGCATTGCAATGAGTGGGAGTTCTATTCTCGTCGAAGTTTTCAGATGGAGAAGGCATTGGCGTGCCCAGGCAGATCAGCAGGACGGGTCCCTACTCGTGACCCTCCCAAATCGATGGCCTCAAAGCACAACCACATCCCAGTTGGCTTCTCCTCATCCCCGCATAACTGAAAATCCAGAAACTTTTAGTGGGAGCTGAATTAGCACTCTTGACAGTGGCTGATAACTTCATGATTCCGAAAGAAAGAAGGGTTTTTTTCGTGTCATGTCGGAAAGTATTTGAGTCCCTGTCCAGCACGGGGATCTGAATACCTTCATGGGTGGTAAAGAAAGAAGCGAGAAGTGAGAAAATTGTAATTTACCTTTCACATTTACAGAAACTTCTTGTGAAGAGGCTTTAGAAGTGGAAATAGGATGGATTTTGAGGTCTTTTGTATTACACGTATAAAGGAACGACAGTGAAACCCCTTTTAACGGTGGGTGCatgttttcttcaaaaaaaaaaaccggtcCCGCTCCGCGaactcaaataagtatttattttttgtgaatcAAAGGTGATGTAATATGAAAGAATGATCTGTCCCGTAAAgtggaaaataagtatttaaaaattaacaacCTTAGCGGAAAATATTCTGAAAAGGATGATTGTAGAGGAAAGTCGGGAGTATCATGGTCTTTTCATCAATAGGAAAAATGGAGAATGCAAAAGCTCCTCCAGTGTCAACCTCAAAATGCAAAATGTAGAATTTGGGCTCCCAAACGGGCTCGTTTTACCTTCGGTGTATTTTTAAGGACCCAATGTTTTAACTTCTCCCTTAGAATTAACTTTTTTTCATCATGTGTTCATAAAAAACTCAAtcgtttttctcttttctcctctCAAAACAATTATCTTCAAAAATTTTGTCTGTTTGGTCATTCGTGTTTTTTCTCCTTTAttgattttatcaaaaaatttactttacTCTTAACTTTTTGGATCTACACACCTTACATCTATTCAAAAagtgtgtgcatatatatatatattaaaatgttgaaaaagaattaaaaacgaaaaaatacacaaatttatacaagttttcttttcaattttcaattttttatttttaagaaactaggagtaatatttgtgtttctaaaaaaaaaaacaaaacaaaactgggGAAAACaacttttgtaattttcataatttacaaaaaaattgaaaaaagttaatgaaaaacaaaaaaactagaaacttgttaccaaacaagttttcttcattaatttttaaaaaaataaaaataaaaaccaaaaacaaaaacaaaaaggaaccaagttgcagttttttttttttggtcaaaagtgAGAAAATTAACATTCGAGAgatgctagaggcacatcacCTCAAAGGCACATCAACCACACTCCTCTCACATATAGGTGGGTCCCGTTTCAATGGGAGaatgtgcctctagcattttttaATTCTCTTTAACATATATCaaaaagttgagagagagataggcgGCTGTGCCAATAGTTGTTGAACAACAAATTAACATATACTGTACTTATCAAAGTTGAAGTTTAGGGATAGTAGTATTTTGCAATGATCTTGTTGCAATCCAACCGGGATTTGCTCGCCGGCTCGCTTCTCCTGTGGCGGGGGTGTCCACGCCGATGATGAAGAAAGCTATTCCGCCCAAAATCATCGCAGAGAAATACGGTCTCCCAGGTGCTCCTTCAACAcaaccgtctctctctctctctctctctctctctctctacagatCGATATCTACTTCTCTCTCCAACATTATTCTTCCCAGTACGCAGGATTCACGTACGCTTATACGGagtatttatttctctctctctctctctctctctctctctctctctctctctctctctctctctaggagtGCCAAATTTTGAAACATCGCATCTGCTGCCGCACAGATGGAGATTTGGAGGGGGATTATTTCCGAAGACGATGGCTTGTTGGAGTTTGGAGAAATCAGATTTagaaactactactactactactactactactaatacTGAGTTGAGAGTAAATGTTCGGCCAGCAACAGAAGCTCATGCGGAAGAGGCAGTTGAAGCTCTGAAAGATGGGAAGGTCATTGCCGTCCCCACTGACACTCTCTATGGTTTCGCGTGTGATGCTTGGTATGCCATTTCAAGTCCCAATCAAATCTATAGACTGCCTTCATGTAACTTTCATACtactttgttgttgttgttgacctTATTAAAACCATTTAATTAATCGGTACCCAAACAAGTATCCACCCCATTGAGTATAGGGCTCATGTTTGGCCAATTGTCGCTTGCTTGAATTTCAGGTGTGAAATAGCTAACCTGGCCTTTTTAGATCGAATGTTTTTTTGTGGTCAAGATATAGAATGAAGTTCATGTCGACAACATTGGAAATCGGAAAGGATGAATGGAAAATGTAGTTTATTGTTTGTGGTGCACTGTGACAAACGGTGAAGGAGATACAGAAGTTGTTTACAAATAATTTCTTGGAGATTTGTACTAGGATTGGagaattttcttttactttttccttGGATGCGTATATATAGTGGAACCAAGTCTGTTCAAACTTCGAACTTAGAAGGGGTGTTTTTTGCATGGTAGGTGGTGCAGATTTTAATGATTCTTAAGGATAGAGAAAAAAGGTGTCTTCCCAATTGGTTTTTGGGTGTAGAAAGAGGTATGGAAGGGTGGAACACCGCTGCTGTATGAAAGAAAGACTTGTTTGAACCTTCATGGGAAATTGCTTAAACCGGTGATCCCGTATAGCTCCCAGCCTTTCATTAACCTTCTCATCATGTCAATTGTCAACCAATGTCTAAATCAAAGATTCACTAAGCAGGttctgttttcaaaatttacatACAGAGTACATCATTGTACCTTGTCCTGCAGATTACTTTAAGGATGTCAAAGATTAAGAGGACAGGGTCTAACCAATTGGTGAACGGTTAACACCTCTTGTTTTGAGTTGAGGATTTACTCATTCGATCCTATAGGATTCTTACCAGTATTACTCAGCTGAGGAGTACTAATGCTACATTTTCCAATTGTTCTCTTCCTCATCAATTACTAACTCATGCATTCACTTCATATGGATCCTTTTGCAGCTCTGTGGAAGCAGTTAATAGGACGTACGAGATTAAAGGGCGTAAACACACAAGCCCTTTTGCAATATGTGTTGGGGACATATCAGATATTAAACGATTTGCTATAACAGACCATTTAACTCCTGGCTTGCTCGATTGTCTCCTCCCAGGACCTGTAACTCTGGTGCTAAGCCGAGGTTTGTAACGTACAATTACATTTAACTTAGTATGTTTGGACCTCAGATATCTGTTTAGTACTCTTTACTTCAGTTGTATCTTGCTTTCCTCTATTACAATTGCTGAACTGGCTACAGTGGTGGTTATGTGCTAGAAACTAAACTTTACAGGGACTACTACTCGAGGTAGTTGATTTCcaggttttttttcttgtttgtttttgctTAAATGTTCGAATTTGGAGACATTGCAGGGGACTCTAGTATTCTAGAGAAGTCGTTGAACCCTGGATTAGATACTATTGGAGTTCGAGTACCAGACTGTAGCTTTATAAGGGTTATTGCCCGTGGATCCGGAAGTGCACTAGCCCTAACAAGTGCAAACCTAAGTGGGCAACCAAGTAGTGTTTGcataaaagattttgaaaaactcTGGAAACACTGTGCATATGTTTATGATGGTGGTGTGCTTCCATCTGGGCGAGCAGGATCAACAGTGGTGCAACTTACAAAGCCCGGAAAATACAAGATTCTTAGAGCAGGGAGGTAAGACTCTGAAATTCCAAAATCTGCAGGAATGCTTACATGCTGCTTATGTATGGCTTCATCATTACTAATTGCCAAAACTGTCCAGTTAGAAATTAGGTATCTTCGCTCCAGCAGTGATCCatcattttgtttttagaaaaggGAATTACTCTTACCCCCTTCATGTTTTGTGCATTGATACATCTCCACCACTTGTTTGAAAAATCAGCATACACCTCCTCGGGTTAAGTTCAGGGTTAGCCTCTGTTTGacagaatgtttttttttctttttttgtaaatgGTTGAACCATTTGATCGAGTGGATTATTTTCTATACCCTTGCTCAGATGGAAGATCAGCTTATTTTTAGGTTTGCATTCGACTGCTATATTAGCAATCTCAATAGTGTTAATATGCTACTACCGAACTTCACTATTAAATTAACTTACAACCGGATCGAAACCCCACGATCTCGTTCTTCCTCCTTTGTCTGCTTCTCTCAACCAATCTCAAACTCAGAGTACACATACTCCAACTCCTACTTCAAAAATCAAGCTGACAAAAAATGTGATGTAGTTATGTGTAGCGTGTATGAGCCTTATAGATTGTGCCAGTATGAGTAACACACTGTATCACTTATTTCCacaccaaaaagaaagaaaataactttAGAGGAACATGGTGGTTTCCTGTTGGGGATAATGAATTGAAGAGAATGAACAAACTACCAATGTTCAGCTTTTAACTCATCATAAGGTTAGCAGGTTCCATGGCAGGGAAAAGCAAATGCTAAAAACATACATGATCAACCTAACACAGATGGGCTCCCACATTGGTAGTTTGGtttaagtgtgtgtgtgtttaagaGAGTCCTCATACCCCTCCCTAGTAAGCAATTGCCTAGTGGAGGTGGTAAGTGGAATTACTCTCTTACCCTtccatgttaaaaaaaaaaacctaacacaGATGGCTTTCAACTGAAGTAATATTAACAGGTCTCTTTTCCTCTTCCAGATAGATTTTCAAAATGCTATGGTTGATATTTTTATCTTTGTAGGGTTTGAGTTCGATTCTACATTATCAGCTACATGATTGGATGGAAGGAAATACTACGATAAGTAAAAATGTGCTTTAATCCTTCTGAAATCACGGGCTCATAACGCTGGAAGATAGATCATTCATTATCTGCTGGTGAAGCTTATCTTGCTTTCTTGTGAGTGTCTTATAACATCCGTAGAGAAGAAAATCAGGGTGTAAttatttcttcttgttttatttGTATTTGCAGCGCAAAGGAAGAGACTGTTGCGGTCCTTCAAAGGCACTCTCGTTTAGATGATGCGATGGATACATAGCAAGAGGTCCAAAGTGTTGCTATTGGCAGCGTGTATTAGCAAGAGAATTTATGTTGGCACGTGAGAAATTGCTTCTAtacattgttgttaaatttttcTGTATACTATGGCTGGTGAAGCTATTTTTCCGGTACGCTATAGCTGTTGTGAAGctacctttcttttttctttgataagtaATCTTGGCAATTGTTCTTGCACCTAGGTTCTATAGAGATTGCTGATTATAAAGTATTagtctcaatttttttgaaaagtcttTGGCGGACCTCTCTTGGatctagggctgtaaacgaaccgaatcgagccgaaccttgttaagttcggctcgggttcggctcgagcctaaacaacttggctcgagttcggctcgttaaaatttttcaaggctcgggttcggctcggttgggttcgttaagatactagtttggctcgagtttggctcggattcggctcgggttcgatttgaacttgaacatcttggcttgagtttggctcgttaaactcaaatgaatcgagccgagccaaatctaagctcgaattaagctcgtcaagactcaggtttgattcggctcaaCTCATTAAattcaagcgaacccaaactctctcattaattgtatagaatttgggagaaaaataagtattgaattatatatacaactttaaaattttttacatttacaaatagacccctatttaattattaattaaatttaagtataggttcgcgaacctaaccgagccgaatatcgttaggctcaggttcggctcatctacggaacgagcctagagttgaggttcaggttcagttcgtttagcagacgaatcgaattcgaacgagctcttaccgaaccgagcctcgaatagttcgcgaatggctcagttcatttacagccctccTTGGATCTGAATGCAAGGTCCCCTCATGGTTGTGAAACTACTAGCTATGTTGTTTATATTGAGAGCATGAGAACCGTGACAATCACTAGTTATTTTCTTGCACACTTCTCTTATACAGAATCCattaattat
The sequence above is a segment of the Rhododendron vialii isolate Sample 1 chromosome 13a, ASM3025357v1 genome. Coding sequences within it:
- the LOC131314420 gene encoding uncharacterized protein LOC131314420, which produces MMKKAIPPKIIAEKYGLPGVPNFETSHLLPHRWRFGGGLFPKTMACWSLEKSDLETTTTTTTTTNTELRVNVRPATEAHAEEAVEALKDGKVIAVPTDTLYGFACDACSVEAVNRTYEIKGRKHTSPFAICVGDISDIKRFAITDHLTPGLLDCLLPGPVTLVLSRGDSSILEKSLNPGLDTIGVRVPDCSFIRVIARGSGSALALTSANLSGQPSSVCIKDFEKLWKHCAYVYDGGVLPSGRAGSTVVQLTKPGKYKILRAGSAKEETVAVLQRHSRLDDAMDT
- the LOC131314419 gene encoding uncharacterized protein LOC131314419 yields the protein MMEHRDTDSSNQAQEHGGSASQSEQVVIPIQKVEESSSISEEPPHAKQWRKPNLFLEIPSRALEVSPKEYIQIKMPPTPTPTPKRVNFLLTPSPSDARVSGSPGPSTRGKSSLKSLLPKLSFKSRTSQSDAERAANLAVEALSPVPQDKPSISRSWSLTKIFTPRMKRTSSLPVTPIGHSNPESICGENLSSSATLKTKGALRPISRSLSVPDLNAIKDRRMRRTDSFFRVIPSTPRVKEGDTVSSTTTPAGDAENSEASGEDIPEEEAVCRICLVELCEGGETLKMECSCKGDLALAHQECAVKWFSIKGNKTCDVCKQEVRNLPVTLLRIQSVRNRNTGANRASHIEINGYRVWQEVPILVIVSMLAYFCFLEQLLVGRMGTGAVTISLPFSCVLGLLASMTSSTMVKRRFVWVYASVQFALVVLFAHIFYTLIHVQSVLSILLSTFAGFGIAMSGSSILVEVFRWRRHWRAQADQQDGSLLVTLPNRWPQSTTTSQLASPHPRITENPETFSGS